A part of Haloarchaeobius sp. HME9146 genomic DNA contains:
- the gltB gene encoding glutamate synthase large subunit, which produces MTQPHRAAPATEGLADPTDERSNCGVGVVMNLDGATDHDVVADGLQLLHNLEHRGTTGAEPNTGDGAGILLQLPDDFFAETLPVDLPDEYAVGSFFFPQDSAARESFQSLVESQLADRGVDVLHWRDVPTDNDGLGQTALDSEPDVWQAFVEPTDTDSSERAFDRALYEARREIETTVDDGDYDGADRFYICSLDRKTVVYKGLLTGEQVPSYYPDLRDERVTSTFVMVHERFSTNTLGAWHLAHPYRGIIHNGEFNTIQGNVNWMRARETDLESDDLDLDAVTPIIQDPDQSDTASVDNALELLTQNRDLPHALRMLVPEAWRGNDDMDEARKEFYDFHASLVEPWDGPALVAATDGERVGAVLDRNGLRPCRYDVTTDDRLIMASEAGALEIDEADIEERGRLQPGQLFLADPNEGRVVPDAEVFDDLTDEKYGEWLANEQVQLEDEADDDPRPGEFDGNLRSRQAVFGYTHDELQHMIEPMTKKGKDPVGSMGDDTPLSVLSDYNRPLFSYFKQLFAQVTNPPLDYIREELVTSLETRMGYQRNMLDESPEHARQLVADSPVLTDAETDAVKGLSTNGLSTEVVDTTFDVESDLESAVERVRADAEAAIRDGADVVVLSDKNIGADRLPVPALLAMGAVHHHLVRNGLRNHAGIVVESGDPRTVHHVATLVGYGADAVNPYLAFQTIADITAGADGAELEAAVDAYINAVESGLLKTMAKMGISTVESYQGAQIFEAVGLNSDFVAEYFEGTENRTEGIGITDIESDLRDRHEVAYGEDPQLDRSGEFEHRSDGIRHGWNPETVGTLQQSVRSGDYERYQDFAELVNDQNEELQSLRGLLEFDSDRDPIPVEEVEPISDIVERFSTAAMSLGSLSPEAHENNSIAMNRIGGKSNSGEGGEPPERFGTEKECNVKQVASGRFGVTSTYLANADELQIKMAQGSKPGEGGHLPGEKVNEMIAHVRKSTPGVGLISPPPLHDIYSIEDLKQLIFDLKASSPDADINVKLVSEAGIGTIAAGVAKANADVVHISGHDGGTGASPRTSIKSAGLPWELGLTEAVQMLRQTNLRDRIRVSVDGGMKTGRDVAVAALLGGEEYIFGTSSLVTGGCVMARQCHKNTCPVGVATQREDLRQRFPGQPEHVINYMTFMAQELREIMAELGFETVEEMIGRVDCLTQRETDHEKARHLDLSAVLADVGEGPRTKVREQDHELDGHLDYDLLEEAEPAIEREEPVGIAAEVTNTDRTVGAMLSNAISTEYGERGLPDNTVNVSLRGTAGQSFGAFLAPGVALHLNGSANDHVGKGLSGGRIAVETPMDAGYDPTTNVAVGNVALYGATDGECYVNGVAGERFAVRNSGATAVVEGVGDHGCEYMTGGVVAVLGDTGKNFAAGMSGGIAYVLDEEGDFEERVNTGMVHVDHQLDERDRAMLKRLVENHRAYVDSGRAEELLENWEETLDAFVKVMPDAYERVLTEEDAEDVRENLPDSATVVSESAAAGFASSDD; this is translated from the coding sequence ATGACTCAGCCACACCGGGCAGCCCCTGCCACCGAGGGCCTGGCCGACCCCACCGATGAACGCTCGAACTGCGGTGTCGGGGTAGTCATGAACCTCGACGGCGCGACCGACCACGACGTGGTCGCCGATGGACTCCAGCTCCTGCACAACCTCGAACACCGCGGCACGACCGGTGCAGAACCGAACACCGGCGACGGCGCGGGTATCTTGCTCCAGCTTCCCGACGATTTCTTCGCCGAGACGCTCCCGGTCGACCTGCCCGACGAATACGCGGTCGGGTCCTTCTTCTTCCCGCAAGATTCGGCGGCTCGCGAGTCGTTCCAGTCGCTCGTCGAATCCCAGCTCGCCGACCGCGGCGTCGACGTGCTCCACTGGCGCGACGTGCCGACCGACAACGACGGCCTCGGCCAGACCGCACTCGACTCCGAACCGGACGTCTGGCAGGCCTTCGTCGAGCCGACCGACACCGACAGCTCGGAGCGGGCGTTCGACCGAGCGCTCTACGAAGCCCGACGCGAGATAGAGACGACCGTCGACGACGGCGACTACGACGGTGCCGACCGCTTCTACATCTGCTCCCTCGACCGCAAGACGGTCGTCTACAAGGGCCTGCTCACGGGTGAACAGGTCCCATCCTACTACCCCGACCTGCGCGACGAGCGCGTCACCTCGACGTTCGTGATGGTCCACGAGCGCTTCTCGACCAACACGCTCGGCGCGTGGCACCTCGCCCATCCCTACCGCGGCATCATCCACAACGGCGAGTTCAACACCATCCAGGGCAACGTGAACTGGATGCGTGCCCGCGAGACGGACCTCGAATCCGACGACCTCGACCTCGACGCGGTCACGCCCATCATCCAGGACCCGGACCAGTCCGACACCGCGAGCGTCGACAACGCCCTCGAACTGCTCACCCAGAACCGCGACCTGCCCCACGCGCTCCGGATGCTCGTGCCCGAGGCGTGGCGCGGCAACGACGACATGGACGAGGCTCGCAAGGAGTTCTACGACTTCCACGCCTCCCTCGTCGAACCGTGGGACGGGCCCGCGCTCGTCGCGGCGACCGATGGCGAACGCGTCGGTGCCGTCCTCGACCGCAACGGGCTGCGCCCGTGCCGGTACGACGTGACCACCGACGACCGACTCATCATGGCCAGCGAGGCCGGCGCACTCGAGATCGACGAGGCGGACATCGAAGAGCGCGGCCGGCTCCAGCCGGGCCAGCTCTTCCTCGCCGACCCGAACGAGGGCCGCGTCGTCCCCGACGCCGAGGTCTTCGACGACCTCACCGACGAGAAGTACGGCGAGTGGCTCGCCAACGAACAGGTGCAACTGGAAGACGAGGCCGACGACGACCCGCGACCGGGCGAGTTCGACGGGAACCTGCGCTCGCGACAGGCCGTCTTCGGCTACACCCACGACGAACTCCAGCACATGATAGAGCCGATGACGAAGAAGGGCAAGGACCCCGTCGGCTCGATGGGTGACGACACGCCCCTCTCCGTGCTCTCGGACTACAACCGCCCGCTGTTCTCGTACTTCAAGCAGCTGTTCGCGCAGGTGACGAACCCGCCGCTGGACTACATCCGCGAGGAACTCGTCACCTCCCTCGAGACCCGGATGGGCTACCAGCGCAACATGCTCGACGAGTCGCCGGAGCACGCCCGGCAACTCGTGGCCGATTCGCCCGTCCTCACCGACGCCGAAACCGACGCGGTCAAGGGCCTCTCGACGAACGGCCTCTCGACCGAGGTCGTCGACACGACGTTCGACGTCGAGAGCGACCTCGAATCCGCCGTCGAACGCGTCCGGGCGGACGCCGAGGCGGCCATCCGCGACGGCGCGGACGTCGTCGTCCTCTCGGACAAGAACATCGGCGCCGACCGGCTGCCGGTCCCGGCCCTGCTCGCGATGGGCGCGGTGCATCACCACCTCGTCCGCAACGGACTGCGCAACCACGCCGGCATCGTGGTGGAATCGGGCGACCCGCGCACCGTCCACCACGTCGCGACCCTCGTCGGCTACGGGGCCGACGCGGTCAACCCCTACCTCGCGTTCCAGACCATCGCGGACATCACCGCGGGCGCTGACGGCGCAGAGCTCGAGGCCGCGGTCGACGCGTACATCAACGCGGTCGAGAGCGGCCTGCTGAAGACGATGGCCAAGATGGGCATCTCGACGGTGGAGAGCTACCAGGGGGCCCAGATCTTCGAGGCCGTCGGGCTGAACTCCGACTTCGTCGCCGAGTACTTCGAGGGCACCGAGAACCGCACCGAGGGCATCGGCATCACCGACATCGAGTCCGACCTGCGCGACCGCCACGAGGTCGCCTACGGCGAGGACCCCCAGCTCGACCGCTCCGGCGAGTTCGAGCACCGCTCGGACGGTATCCGCCACGGCTGGAACCCCGAGACGGTCGGGACGCTCCAGCAGTCCGTTCGCTCGGGCGACTACGAGCGTTACCAGGACTTCGCCGAGCTCGTCAACGACCAGAACGAGGAGCTCCAGTCGCTGCGCGGCCTGCTGGAGTTCGACTCCGACCGCGACCCGATTCCTGTCGAAGAGGTCGAACCCATCAGCGACATCGTCGAGCGCTTCTCGACGGCCGCGATGAGTCTCGGCAGCCTCTCCCCCGAGGCCCACGAGAACAACTCCATCGCGATGAACCGCATCGGTGGCAAGAGCAACTCCGGTGAGGGTGGCGAACCCCCGGAGCGCTTCGGCACCGAGAAGGAGTGCAACGTCAAGCAGGTTGCCTCCGGCCGCTTCGGCGTCACCTCGACCTACCTCGCGAACGCGGACGAACTCCAGATCAAGATGGCCCAGGGCTCGAAGCCCGGCGAAGGTGGCCACCTGCCCGGCGAGAAGGTCAACGAGATGATCGCCCACGTGCGCAAGTCGACGCCCGGCGTCGGCCTCATCTCGCCGCCGCCGCTGCACGACATCTACTCCATCGAGGACCTCAAGCAGCTCATCTTCGACCTGAAGGCCTCCAGCCCGGACGCCGACATCAACGTCAAGCTGGTCTCCGAGGCCGGCATCGGCACCATCGCGGCCGGCGTCGCGAAGGCCAACGCCGACGTGGTCCACATCTCCGGACACGACGGCGGGACGGGCGCGTCGCCGCGTACGTCCATCAAGAGCGCGGGACTGCCCTGGGAACTCGGTCTCACCGAGGCCGTCCAGATGCTCCGCCAGACCAACCTGCGCGACCGCATCCGCGTCTCGGTCGACGGGGGCATGAAGACCGGCCGTGACGTGGCCGTCGCCGCCCTCCTGGGTGGCGAGGAGTACATCTTCGGTACCTCGTCGCTCGTCACCGGCGGCTGCGTGATGGCCCGCCAGTGCCACAAGAACACCTGTCCGGTCGGCGTCGCGACCCAGCGCGAGGACCTGCGCCAGCGCTTCCCCGGCCAGCCCGAACACGTCATCAACTACATGACGTTCATGGCCCAGGAGCTGCGCGAGATAATGGCCGAACTCGGCTTCGAGACCGTCGAGGAGATGATCGGCCGGGTCGACTGCCTGACCCAGCGCGAGACCGACCACGAGAAGGCCCGTCACCTCGACCTCTCGGCCGTCCTGGCCGACGTCGGCGAGGGCCCGCGCACCAAGGTCCGCGAACAGGACCACGAACTCGACGGCCACCTCGACTACGACCTCCTCGAGGAGGCCGAGCCGGCCATCGAACGCGAGGAGCCGGTCGGCATCGCCGCCGAGGTCACCAACACCGACCGCACCGTCGGCGCGATGCTGAGCAACGCCATCTCCACCGAGTACGGCGAGCGCGGCCTCCCGGACAACACGGTCAACGTCTCGCTGCGCGGGACCGCCGGCCAGTCCTTCGGCGCGTTCCTCGCCCCCGGTGTCGCGCTCCACCTCAACGGCAGCGCGAACGACCACGTCGGCAAGGGCCTCTCCGGCGGCCGGATCGCCGTCGAGACCCCCATGGACGCCGGGTACGACCCGACCACGAACGTCGCGGTCGGCAACGTCGCGCTCTACGGCGCGACCGACGGCGAGTGCTACGTCAACGGCGTCGCTGGCGAACGCTTCGCGGTCCGGAACTCCGGTGCGACGGCGGTCGTCGAAGGTGTCGGCGACCACGGCTGTGAGTACATGACCGGCGGCGTCGTCGCGGTGCTGGGCGACACGGGCAAGAACTTCGCGGCCGGCATGTCCGGCGGTATCGCCTACGTGCTGGACGAAGAGGGCGACTTCGAGGAGCGCGTCAACACCGGCATGGTCCACGTCGACCACCAGCTCGACGAGCGCGACCGCGCGATGCTCAAGCGCCTCGTCGAGAACCACCGCGCCTACGTCGACTCCGGGCGCGCCGAGGAACTGCTGGAGAACTGGGAGGAGACGCTCGACGCCTTCGTGAAGGTCATGCCCGATGCCTACGAGCGCGTGCTGACCGAGGAGGACGCCGAGGACGTGCGCGAGAACCTGCCAGACAGCGCGACCGTCGTGAGCGAGTCCGCCGCGGCCGGGTTCGCCTCCAGCGACGACTGA
- a CDS encoding HAMP domain-containing sensor histidine kinase, producing the protein MSDSNEPATAVRDVPLDTEDEALDELHAATRRLLRAEGTEAILTVAGEAANDVLGFPGSGVRAYDPESETLRHVALGGRVGGIESRPSYDVADSPHGRAFQCGETVVEDIPDDDRFDRDSFVQTMYVPLGDHGLLSVGKTDGGFTEREVALAEILAGNTTAVLDRADQRQQLETERERLDEFASVVAHDLKNPLGAVRGFLDLIEDTGQTTYVADARNGLDRMERLIDELLSLARDGRTVDDLTAVGLADVAQDAWETAETASLSLHVGDDVDVQADDARLERLLENLFANAATHADGATTVTVGTLSNGFYVEDDGAGIPPAEQAAVFETGYTTVPRGTGFGLAIVERIADAHGWSARVTAGETGGARFEFTGVDRAC; encoded by the coding sequence ATGAGTGACAGCAACGAACCGGCGACGGCGGTGCGAGACGTCCCGCTCGACACCGAAGACGAAGCGCTCGACGAACTCCACGCGGCGACGCGACGGCTGCTCAGGGCCGAGGGGACGGAGGCCATCCTGACGGTCGCCGGCGAGGCAGCGAACGACGTACTCGGGTTCCCGGGGTCGGGCGTGCGGGCGTACGACCCCGAGTCGGAGACGCTCCGGCACGTCGCGCTGGGGGGCCGGGTCGGCGGCATCGAGAGCCGCCCCTCGTACGACGTCGCGGATTCGCCACACGGTCGGGCGTTCCAGTGTGGCGAGACCGTCGTCGAGGACATCCCGGACGACGACCGGTTCGACCGTGACTCCTTCGTCCAGACGATGTACGTCCCTCTCGGCGACCACGGGCTCCTGAGCGTCGGGAAGACCGACGGCGGGTTCACCGAGCGGGAGGTCGCCCTGGCGGAGATTCTGGCGGGGAACACGACCGCGGTGCTCGACCGCGCCGACCAGCGCCAGCAGCTCGAGACGGAGCGCGAGCGCCTCGACGAGTTCGCGTCGGTGGTCGCCCACGACCTGAAGAACCCGCTGGGCGCGGTCCGCGGGTTCCTCGACCTCATCGAAGACACCGGCCAGACGACCTACGTCGCCGACGCTCGGAACGGTCTCGACCGGATGGAGCGTCTTATCGACGAACTGCTCTCGCTCGCCCGCGACGGACGGACGGTCGACGACCTGACGGCGGTCGGGCTCGCCGACGTGGCCCAGGACGCCTGGGAGACCGCGGAGACGGCCTCGCTGTCGCTCCACGTCGGGGACGATGTCGACGTGCAGGCGGACGACGCACGGCTCGAACGCCTGCTGGAGAACCTCTTCGCGAACGCAGCGACCCACGCCGACGGGGCGACCACGGTCACCGTCGGTACCCTGTCGAACGGGTTCTACGTCGAAGACGACGGTGCAGGCATCCCCCCTGCAGAACAGGCCGCCGTGTTCGAGACGGGCTACACGACCGTCCCTCGTGGGACCGGGTTCGGACTCGCCATCGTCGAGCGCATCGCGGACGCCCACGGCTGGTCGGCCCGGGTGACCGCCGGCGAGACAGGTGGGGCGCGTTTCGAGTTCACCGGCGTAGACCGTGCTTGCTGA
- the proS gene encoding proline--tRNA ligase, whose translation MSGEQELGMTKSKEYNTGEWYAELVQKAKLADYAPMGGFIVTRPRGYELWERLQNHLDGWFKETGVQNSYFPVLIPESYLEQEKDIVEGFDPEVAWVTHGGHEELEERLAVRPTSESIITPFMSDWIRSHRDLPLQLNQWCSVIRWEATETKPFFRTKEFLWQEGHTAHATEEDAWDEVMMRLGQYEQLYEDVLAIPVMRGRKPDHDKFPGANMTTTVEALMPDGKSVQGGTSHHLGQSFADAYDLTYTDEDEEEQTAWTTSWGLSWRALGALIMTHSDDQGLVLPPALAPEQVVIVPIYNEDNKDEVLQYSNEVAAELQEDGVRVHLDDRDERNPGFKFNEWELKGVPVRFEIGGYEVEDEEVTVVHRPDGEEVVEDRADIVEATHEHLDSVFDKLYEAAEENLEENVREVDEVNEILGTIGQHGGYVKTPWCGDEACEAAVKEKVHAEIVMLPMDEEETPDADECTMCGDEATEIAYFAKSY comes from the coding sequence ATGAGTGGAGAGCAGGAACTTGGGATGACCAAGAGCAAGGAGTACAACACAGGCGAGTGGTACGCCGAACTCGTCCAGAAGGCGAAACTCGCGGACTACGCCCCCATGGGTGGGTTCATCGTCACGCGACCCCGCGGCTACGAACTCTGGGAGCGACTCCAGAACCACCTCGACGGGTGGTTCAAGGAGACCGGCGTCCAGAACAGCTACTTCCCCGTTCTCATCCCCGAAAGCTATCTCGAACAGGAGAAGGACATCGTCGAAGGGTTCGACCCCGAGGTCGCCTGGGTTACCCACGGCGGGCACGAGGAGCTGGAGGAGCGCCTCGCGGTCCGCCCGACCAGCGAGTCCATCATCACGCCCTTCATGAGCGACTGGATCCGCAGCCACCGCGACCTGCCCCTGCAGCTCAACCAGTGGTGCAGCGTCATCCGGTGGGAGGCGACGGAGACCAAGCCGTTCTTCCGCACCAAGGAGTTCCTCTGGCAGGAGGGCCACACCGCCCACGCGACCGAGGAGGACGCCTGGGACGAGGTCATGATGCGTCTGGGCCAGTACGAACAGCTGTACGAGGACGTGCTCGCCATCCCGGTGATGCGCGGCCGCAAGCCCGACCACGACAAGTTCCCCGGCGCGAACATGACGACGACCGTCGAGGCGCTGATGCCCGACGGGAAGTCGGTCCAGGGCGGTACCTCCCACCACCTCGGGCAGTCGTTCGCCGACGCGTACGACCTCACCTACACCGACGAGGACGAGGAGGAGCAGACCGCGTGGACGACCTCGTGGGGGCTCTCGTGGCGCGCACTCGGCGCGCTCATCATGACGCACTCGGACGACCAGGGGCTCGTGCTGCCCCCGGCACTCGCGCCCGAGCAGGTCGTCATCGTCCCCATCTACAACGAGGACAACAAGGACGAGGTGCTCCAGTACTCCAACGAGGTCGCCGCGGAACTGCAGGAGGACGGCGTGCGCGTCCACCTCGACGACCGCGACGAGCGCAACCCCGGCTTCAAGTTCAACGAGTGGGAGCTCAAGGGCGTCCCGGTCCGCTTCGAGATCGGCGGCTACGAGGTCGAGGACGAGGAGGTCACCGTGGTCCACCGCCCCGACGGCGAAGAGGTCGTCGAGGACCGCGCAGACATCGTCGAGGCGACCCACGAGCACCTCGATTCGGTGTTCGACAAGCTCTACGAGGCGGCCGAGGAGAACCTCGAGGAGAACGTCCGCGAGGTCGACGAGGTCAACGAGATTCTCGGCACCATCGGCCAGCACGGCGGCTACGTGAAGACGCCGTGGTGTGGCGACGAGGCCTGTGAGGCCGCCGTCAAGGAGAAGGTCCACGCGGAGATCGTCATGCTCCCGATGGACGAGGAGGAGACCCCCGACGCCGACGAGTGTACCATGTGCGGCGACGAAGCGACCGAGATCGCCTACTTCGCGAAGTCGTACTGA
- a CDS encoding 8-oxo-dGTP diphosphatase, giving the protein MDEDSPDEATLCFPLRGDLPLSPDDELLLIEKKRGIGAGLYNGPGGKVEAGETPLEAVKREVDEEVHLELIEVEKRAELLFYFGSDPLFRCHTYVSRAFEGTATETDEADPLWVIRRDIPYGEMWEDDQYWLPRLLDGDRVQGTFRFDEDGEELLGYDVRVVDRFTD; this is encoded by the coding sequence ATGGACGAGGATTCGCCCGACGAGGCGACGCTCTGTTTCCCCCTGCGTGGTGACCTCCCGCTGTCGCCGGACGACGAACTCCTCCTCATCGAGAAAAAGCGCGGTATCGGGGCCGGGCTCTACAACGGCCCCGGCGGAAAGGTCGAAGCGGGTGAGACCCCGCTCGAAGCAGTGAAGCGTGAGGTCGATGAGGAGGTCCACCTCGAACTGATCGAAGTGGAGAAGCGTGCGGAACTGCTGTTCTACTTCGGTTCCGACCCACTGTTCCGCTGTCACACGTACGTCTCTCGTGCCTTCGAGGGCACCGCGACGGAAACCGACGAAGCGGACCCGCTGTGGGTCATTCGCCGGGACATCCCGTACGGCGAGATGTGGGAAGACGACCAGTACTGGCTCCCGCGCCTGCTCGACGGTGACCGGGTACAGGGGACCTTCCGATTCGACGAGGATGGCGAGGAGTTACTGGGGTACGACGTGCGTGTCGTCGACCGTTTCACTGACTGA
- a CDS encoding metal-dependent hydrolase yields MSDLLTHVLAAYVLATVASWSLNWLEPHHVPVAMIGAVVPDAAKVYLLTGTDRFTVAGVTGSWYALQTVGAAFCFSLAGSLLVPKRERRVVLGVLLGAVALHVAMDYLVIRASGVAPPYLYPLTWAELPSVDVYLSSSRWPSLVAIPTAGVVWLVDRSRLP; encoded by the coding sequence ATGAGTGACCTGCTGACCCACGTCCTCGCGGCCTACGTCCTCGCGACGGTGGCCTCGTGGTCGCTGAACTGGCTCGAACCCCATCACGTTCCGGTGGCGATGATCGGCGCGGTCGTCCCGGACGCCGCGAAGGTGTACCTGCTGACCGGCACGGACCGGTTCACCGTCGCGGGCGTCACCGGGTCGTGGTACGCCCTGCAGACCGTGGGGGCAGCGTTCTGCTTCTCGCTGGCCGGGTCGCTGCTCGTGCCGAAACGGGAGCGCCGGGTCGTCCTCGGGGTCCTGCTCGGTGCGGTCGCGCTCCACGTCGCGATGGACTACCTGGTCATCCGGGCTAGCGGCGTCGCCCCGCCGTATCTCTACCCTCTTACGTGGGCGGAACTCCCCTCTGTCGACGTGTACCTGAGTTCGAGCCGGTGGCCGTCACTGGTGGCGATTCCGACGGCGGGCGTGGTGTGGCTGGTCGACAGGAGCCGTCTTCCCTAG
- a CDS encoding DUF488 domain-containing protein: MTGPDSARIRDTYLAALQHDLFDPQPDETLVGVVRRPTRWFAGAVDENVPALGPPADLLDAVKDEEETLKMRGICDEEAHNAAWDAVDFDARYRAHLRESPEASEAMDDLLRRVHDGEGLVLVCFENTEKKHCHRTILRAELDRRLADDGTS, encoded by the coding sequence GTGACGGGACCGGATTCAGCGCGCATCCGCGATACCTATCTCGCCGCGCTCCAGCACGACCTGTTCGACCCACAGCCCGACGAGACGCTCGTCGGGGTCGTCCGCCGACCGACGCGCTGGTTCGCCGGGGCGGTCGACGAGAACGTTCCGGCGCTCGGCCCGCCGGCTGACCTGCTCGACGCGGTGAAAGACGAGGAAGAGACGCTGAAGATGCGAGGAATCTGTGACGAGGAGGCCCACAACGCGGCCTGGGACGCCGTCGATTTCGACGCGCGCTACCGGGCACACCTGCGAGAGTCACCAGAGGCAAGCGAGGCGATGGACGACCTCCTGCGACGCGTCCACGACGGCGAGGGACTCGTCCTCGTCTGCTTCGAGAACACCGAGAAGAAGCACTGCCACCGGACCATCCTCCGGGCGGAACTCGACCGACGACTGGCCGACGACGGAACCAGCTAG